A window of Ketobacter sp. MCCC 1A13808 contains these coding sequences:
- a CDS encoding MORN repeat-containing protein: protein MFLRGAARIFFLFLLCYSLPAHASDSVQATEIVFKETIPELMLSGESWRYKNGDSYVGQWLHNKPHGTGVYERMNGDVYHGEFRNGLLHGMGDYQFANGDLYKGEWDNGFATGYGELFYQNGNHYAGGWRQGKREGEGVLRYRSGSVYEGHWVADKKEGKGLMSYRNGERYIGDYKNNKPHGNGVKTTSTGQSYRGTFSKGVPHGVGECNRDGGKMRVCLYNKGRQIKDSRKLELAKAYYEKNQPVYEFEGGIAYHLQDEYTKARYYITTRNVWWEKTVALLETQLRIRSEDKDQFLYLVVNRYTGPGIYHLQKGDILASSLNGDAIELADDIVASLEITSDKANQIDGVFNIPLLAGESPGEHEQHYRIFDGRFEASASTSAYSDGSKAASEWVSNKE from the coding sequence GTGTTTTTACGCGGTGCTGCCAGAATCTTCTTTCTCTTCCTGTTGTGTTATTCGTTACCTGCGCACGCGTCGGATTCTGTGCAGGCAACTGAAATCGTGTTCAAAGAAACCATTCCCGAGTTGATGTTGTCGGGTGAAAGTTGGCGATATAAGAATGGCGACAGCTATGTCGGGCAATGGCTTCACAACAAACCCCATGGAACGGGTGTCTATGAGCGTATGAACGGAGACGTCTATCATGGTGAATTCCGCAATGGCTTACTGCACGGCATGGGTGACTACCAATTTGCCAATGGCGATCTTTATAAAGGTGAATGGGATAACGGTTTCGCCACTGGCTACGGAGAGCTTTTCTATCAAAACGGGAACCACTACGCGGGTGGTTGGCGACAAGGAAAGCGGGAGGGAGAGGGTGTGCTTCGCTACCGCAGCGGCTCTGTATACGAGGGACATTGGGTAGCTGACAAGAAAGAAGGTAAAGGGTTGATGTCGTATCGCAATGGTGAACGATACATTGGCGATTACAAAAACAATAAGCCTCACGGCAACGGGGTTAAAACGACTTCAACTGGACAAAGTTACCGGGGCACTTTTTCAAAGGGGGTCCCGCACGGTGTTGGTGAATGTAATCGTGATGGCGGGAAAATGCGGGTGTGCTTATACAACAAGGGTCGCCAGATTAAAGATTCTCGCAAACTTGAGTTGGCCAAAGCCTATTATGAAAAGAATCAACCTGTGTACGAGTTTGAAGGTGGAATAGCCTACCACTTGCAGGACGAGTACACCAAAGCCAGATACTATATTACGACGCGCAATGTCTGGTGGGAAAAGACGGTAGCCTTGCTGGAGACCCAACTCAGAATTCGCAGTGAAGATAAAGACCAGTTTCTATATCTTGTGGTGAACCGCTATACCGGCCCGGGGATTTATCATTTGCAAAAAGGCGATATTCTGGCTTCTTCACTCAATGGCGATGCAATAGAACTTGCGGACGATATAGTTGCGAGCCTGGAAATCACTTCCGACAAAGCCAATCAGATCGATGGGGTATTTAACATTCCGTTGTTAGCCGGAGAGTCTCCAGGGGAGCACGAGCAGCATTACCGTATTTTTGACGGGCGTTTTGAAGCCTCAGCCTCGACGTCGGCATACTCGGATGGCAGTAAAGCCGCAAGCGAATGGGTGAGTAATAAGGAATAG
- a CDS encoding ABC1 kinase family protein, with translation MSVLDSLQVNFRLAKALIIHGKDRYLGATKTALAVEKIYRQYRTRSRVLSANESAAMLHHAHRDSADLICSLCLENGAIWVKFAQFLSCRADLLPFEYIVALQRLQNDAVPANFEEIHGQIIESWGVDWDTRFIAFDVVPTATASVAQVHRATLKDGRKVAVKFQLPTAKALFDQDSLVFSSLARSIAPLVREIDIRQVTTQLINMTLEELDFHTEARNLSQFRSHEHLPGILIPELVEELSSEKILVTRWIDGQPLSDYLARNPIRGKVILKRLMASYIHQITQLGVYHADPHPGNFLITEDEQIAILDYGAIATLTAEQRVHYSNLLMALLSTAVGEDANLGALFIKAGFHSENPSTLLQITDHIIGDNPAGLSVSERLSDSLYKLRKSKVNIPDSFVAMARVIITIGGFMNQHDVGFEFDPSLIAA, from the coding sequence ATGAGCGTACTGGATTCCCTGCAAGTGAACTTTCGTTTGGCCAAGGCGCTGATTATTCATGGTAAAGATCGGTACCTGGGCGCCACCAAGACGGCTCTGGCGGTTGAAAAAATTTATCGTCAATACCGTACCCGCAGCAGGGTGCTTTCAGCAAATGAAAGTGCAGCAATGTTGCATCACGCACATCGTGACAGCGCAGACCTTATTTGTTCCCTCTGCCTTGAAAACGGTGCTATTTGGGTTAAGTTCGCTCAGTTTTTGAGTTGTCGTGCGGACTTGTTGCCGTTCGAATACATTGTCGCTTTGCAGCGCCTGCAGAATGACGCTGTACCTGCGAACTTCGAAGAAATACACGGCCAGATTATCGAAAGTTGGGGCGTAGATTGGGATACCCGGTTTATAGCCTTCGATGTCGTGCCGACTGCAACCGCGTCCGTCGCTCAGGTACATCGCGCCACCTTAAAAGACGGACGCAAAGTTGCGGTGAAATTTCAATTGCCAACCGCCAAAGCGCTTTTCGATCAGGATTCGCTGGTTTTTTCCTCTCTGGCTAGATCCATTGCCCCCCTGGTTCGTGAAATCGATATCCGCCAGGTCACGACACAGCTCATTAATATGACCCTCGAAGAGCTCGATTTTCACACAGAAGCGCGTAATCTGTCGCAATTTCGAAGCCACGAACACCTGCCGGGTATTTTGATACCGGAACTGGTAGAGGAGCTGAGTTCAGAAAAAATACTGGTCACCCGCTGGATAGATGGGCAACCTTTGAGCGATTACCTGGCGCGAAACCCGATACGCGGGAAAGTGATATTAAAGCGTTTGATGGCAAGCTATATTCACCAGATTACGCAACTAGGGGTTTATCACGCAGACCCGCACCCCGGTAATTTTCTGATAACCGAGGACGAACAGATTGCTATATTGGATTATGGAGCAATCGCGACGCTTACTGCGGAGCAGCGGGTGCATTACAGCAACTTGCTGATGGCACTACTGAGCACTGCGGTGGGAGAGGATGCCAACCTGGGAGCGCTTTTTATCAAAGCCGGATTTCACAGCGAAAACCCCTCGACATTGTTGCAGATTACAGACCACATTATTGGGGACAACCCGGCTGGCCTCAGCGTGAGTGAGCGGCTTAGTGACTCCCTTTATAAATTACGCAAAAGTAAGGTGAATATCCCGGACTCCTTTGTTGCAATGGCGCGGGTCATTATCACCATTGGTGGCTTTATGAATCAGCACGATGTGGGTTTTGAATTCGACCCTTCGTTAATAGCTGCTTGA
- a CDS encoding PilZ domain-containing protein → MAANSEVVDDNQRSVPRRHLIYYLRVFNAESGGLIGNLVDISTKGIMVVSDRKLESGLLFRLRMVLPDTVEGSKEVEFDAETRWCRSDANSDFYDTGLELIDPTNEFLDAVDRLVEDCLFKE, encoded by the coding sequence ATGGCAGCGAATAGTGAAGTAGTAGACGACAACCAACGCAGTGTTCCGCGCAGGCATCTTATCTATTACCTGCGGGTATTCAACGCGGAAAGCGGCGGGTTAATAGGTAATTTGGTGGATATCAGTACCAAAGGTATCATGGTGGTATCCGATAGGAAGCTGGAATCAGGGTTGCTTTTTCGCTTGCGAATGGTTCTGCCGGATACAGTTGAAGGCAGCAAAGAAGTAGAGTTCGATGCTGAAACCCGCTGGTGCCGTAGCGATGCCAATTCCGATTTTTATGATACCGGTCTGGAGTTAATCGATCCGACCAATGAGTTTCTGGATGCGGTGGACCGGTTGGTAGAGGATTGCTTATTTAAGGAGTAG
- a CDS encoding general secretion pathway protein GspB — MSYILDALRKSEQDRQRGKVPDFHSNPSPVSSESGKRLNIWAVIAIAVVLINLTLVAVFWNRLMPDSAEQPTAVAERPASDSVPEPVQQQPAEPASIPAPAIPPSVVAEDSSATEASVGQPVSPAQQQNEPQFETIRPAQSATGESEDTVETGSVPQMAYVPQIEELSSIDRQNIPDMTFSSHMFSSVSKYRSVIINGKRLKEGQRYNNDIVVREITESGVVMSQGGLLFQVDVLGRWAQ; from the coding sequence ATGTCCTACATTCTGGATGCCTTAAGAAAGTCCGAGCAGGATCGTCAGCGCGGAAAAGTTCCGGATTTCCACAGTAATCCATCTCCGGTTAGCTCCGAATCCGGAAAACGACTGAATATATGGGCGGTCATCGCTATTGCTGTGGTATTGATAAATTTAACGCTGGTCGCGGTGTTCTGGAATAGATTGATGCCGGATTCTGCCGAACAGCCTACGGCAGTGGCCGAACGCCCGGCTTCGGACAGCGTACCTGAACCGGTGCAGCAGCAACCCGCTGAACCTGCTTCTATACCCGCTCCAGCAATACCGCCTTCGGTGGTGGCTGAGGACAGCTCTGCCACAGAGGCATCGGTGGGGCAGCCGGTGAGCCCTGCACAGCAGCAAAATGAACCGCAGTTCGAAACAATAAGGCCGGCACAGTCGGCCACCGGGGAATCAGAAGATACGGTGGAAACGGGTTCTGTGCCACAGATGGCATACGTGCCTCAAATAGAAGAGTTGTCGTCAATTGATCGGCAAAATATCCCCGATATGACCTTTTCATCTCACATGTTTTCGAGTGTATCCAAATACCGTTCGGTCATAATTAATGGCAAACGGCTAAAAGAAGGACAGCGCTATAACAACGATATCGTGGTACGTGAGATCACTGAATCCGGTGTGGTGATGAGTCAGGGGGGACTATTGTTCCAGGTGGATGTTTTGGGTCGCTGGGCTCAATAA